The following are encoded in a window of Limibacter armeniacum genomic DNA:
- the hxpB gene encoding hexitol phosphatase HxpB gives MLDTVIFDMDGVLIDSEPLWKQAEQEVFSSVGVEVTAELSALTATMTTEEVTKFWYSKYPWEGKSLEEVENAVVDRVGELIMTVGKPMNGVEDILKLFQQEGFRIGLSTNAPYRLVPMVLEKLGIDHYFGAITSAEQEAAGKPHPAVYLSTAQKLNSDPAHCLAIEDSASGMRAAQAAGMKTMVVPEQSVFDHSKFDSANLKLESLAHFQAGHLDALKN, from the coding sequence ATGCTTGACACAGTAATATTTGATATGGACGGAGTCCTGATAGATTCAGAACCACTTTGGAAACAAGCCGAACAGGAAGTGTTCTCTTCAGTGGGGGTAGAAGTGACTGCGGAACTTTCAGCCTTGACGGCCACTATGACTACTGAAGAGGTGACAAAGTTTTGGTACAGTAAGTACCCTTGGGAAGGGAAGTCTTTAGAGGAGGTCGAAAACGCTGTGGTAGATCGGGTAGGCGAACTGATTATGACCGTAGGAAAGCCCATGAATGGTGTCGAGGATATTTTGAAACTGTTTCAGCAGGAAGGTTTTCGTATAGGGCTTTCTACCAATGCGCCGTACCGACTGGTGCCAATGGTATTGGAAAAGCTGGGCATTGACCATTACTTTGGCGCAATTACCTCTGCGGAACAGGAGGCTGCTGGCAAGCCACATCCGGCGGTGTACCTTTCGACAGCCCAAAAACTGAACAGTGATCCTGCACACTGTTTGGCGATAGAAGATTCGGCATCGGGAATGAGAGCGGCACAGGCGGCAGGGATGAAAACAATGGTAGTGCCTGAGCAGTCAGTATTTGACCATTCAAAATTTGATTCGGCAAACCTAAAGCTCGAAAGTCTTGCCCATTTTCAGGCGGGACATCTGGACGCATTGAAAAACTGA
- a CDS encoding leucine-rich repeat domain-containing protein yields MRFLFSLICILAITAAASAQQEKSTRFFSTSSSQANTTPQSHFSQPAKTKWLILSSYDYHTVPDSLLKMQNLQLLDLSDNHLTSLPDNIGTLNKLERLILQYNQLTDLPPSISEMEKLKVINVADNQLKEIPEILISMESLEVLDVGYNQLTEVGENIMELKQLKKLVLSGNQLRSLPAAIQKMTHLQELYIDGNDISEGVYLELKEVLKDTNIIY; encoded by the coding sequence ATGAGATTTTTATTTTCACTGATCTGCATACTGGCAATTACTGCTGCTGCCTCAGCACAACAGGAAAAAAGTACCCGCTTTTTTAGTACATCTTCTAGCCAGGCCAATACCACTCCCCAAAGTCATTTCAGTCAGCCAGCCAAAACAAAGTGGCTTATCCTTAGCAGTTATGACTACCATACCGTTCCGGACTCCTTGCTCAAGATGCAAAATCTGCAGCTGCTCGATCTTTCAGACAATCACCTGACAAGTTTGCCTGACAACATTGGTACGCTGAACAAATTGGAGCGGTTGATCTTACAGTACAATCAATTGACAGATTTGCCTCCATCTATTTCCGAGATGGAAAAGCTTAAGGTTATCAATGTGGCAGATAACCAACTGAAAGAAATCCCTGAGATTCTGATCTCAATGGAAAGTCTGGAAGTATTGGACGTGGGTTATAACCAGCTGACGGAAGTAGGGGAAAATATCATGGAACTAAAGCAACTCAAAAAACTTGTGCTTTCGGGCAACCAACTAAGAAGCCTGCCTGCTGCTATCCAAAAAATGACGCACCTTCAGGAATTGTATATTGATGGCAATGATATTTCGGAAGGGGTTTACCTTGAGCTAAAAGAGGTACTAAAGGATACGAATATTATTTATTAG
- a CDS encoding MATE family efflux transporter, producing the protein MSRYNMDMGNDRISSLLMKLSFPAMAGMMVMVFNQIIDTIYIGRGIGTMAIAGMAIVLPIATLIQSMGMSVGVGGASVISRSLGEGNQDKASKTYGSLITLSAVLGLLAVTLGLLFEKNLLTLFGAKGEIYEPAHQYYGMTLLGIPVLMQNMVANNAMRAEGAPRQAMLVMVIAAVTNIILDPIFIFALGWGIKGAAAATSVSYFVAQIYANAYFRKKKSKLTLKLEYLKPDFAIYREAISVGIPSFARQSVTSVMTVVINNLLLRYGGELSVAVYGIVMRVMTFSLMPMFGLVQGFLPIAGFNFGARKAARVKTVLKTAIIAGTVISIGVFFVIQLMSHEVVAVFSQDNSLIDQSALALTIIYAASPLVAFQMLGASFFQAIGKGRPALFLTLTRQGIFLLPLIVLLPLSFGLKGVWYAFPTADVLSTAVTLFFIMAEIRRLEVVPSKA; encoded by the coding sequence ATGAGTAGATATAATATGGATATGGGAAACGACAGAATCTCCAGCTTGCTGATGAAGCTGTCATTTCCAGCAATGGCCGGTATGATGGTCATGGTATTTAACCAAATAATCGACACCATTTACATCGGCAGGGGAATCGGAACCATGGCGATTGCAGGTATGGCGATTGTATTGCCAATTGCAACGCTTATCCAGTCTATGGGGATGTCGGTAGGGGTTGGAGGTGCTTCAGTAATCTCCCGTTCATTAGGCGAAGGTAATCAGGACAAGGCTAGCAAGACTTACGGTTCATTGATCACTCTTAGTGCAGTGCTGGGGCTGTTGGCCGTAACACTGGGATTACTTTTTGAAAAAAACCTGCTGACGCTTTTTGGAGCCAAAGGGGAAATTTATGAACCAGCCCACCAATATTACGGCATGACGCTGCTAGGCATTCCGGTACTGATGCAAAATATGGTAGCCAACAATGCCATGAGAGCAGAAGGCGCACCACGTCAGGCAATGTTGGTGATGGTGATTGCAGCGGTTACAAATATCATCCTTGACCCGATCTTTATTTTTGCCCTTGGTTGGGGGATCAAGGGAGCAGCAGCAGCGACCAGTGTCTCTTACTTTGTTGCACAGATTTATGCCAATGCCTATTTCAGAAAGAAAAAAAGCAAGCTGACACTTAAGCTGGAATATTTGAAGCCAGACTTTGCCATCTATCGTGAGGCTATTTCAGTAGGGATTCCTTCATTTGCACGCCAAAGTGTGACCAGCGTTATGACGGTTGTGATCAACAACCTTTTATTGCGTTACGGTGGAGAGTTGAGTGTTGCCGTTTATGGTATTGTCATGCGTGTGATGACATTCTCCTTGATGCCTATGTTTGGCTTGGTACAAGGTTTCCTGCCAATTGCAGGCTTTAACTTTGGCGCAAGAAAAGCAGCCCGTGTAAAAACAGTACTGAAAACTGCCATAATTGCGGGAACGGTAATTTCTATAGGCGTATTTTTCGTCATACAATTGATGTCACATGAAGTGGTAGCAGTTTTCTCACAAGACAATAGCCTGATAGATCAAAGTGCCTTGGCACTGACCATTATATATGCAGCATCTCCGTTGGTAGCTTTTCAGATGTTGGGCGCCAGCTTCTTTCAAGCCATTGGTAAAGGAAGACCTGCATTGTTCCTGACACTCACCCGTCAGGGAATATTCCTGCTGCCTCTTATCGTATTGTTGCCATTGAGTTTTGGTTTAAAAGGAGTTTGGTATGCATTTCCGACTGCAGATGTGTTATCTACAGCTGTAACATTATTTTTTATTATGGCAGAGATCAGGAGACTAGAGGTAGTTCCTTCTAAGGCTTAA
- a CDS encoding PDZ domain-containing protein, with protein sequence MYVACYYYYPTLVLLCLLLSAGNIHAQASEAYLKNLAFEEPDQKKVRIHFKKVNNLIVIPVQINGTDSLNFILDSGVGYPLLSSKAEAARMGVNMKRLRHIVIRGLGEEGDLDAFHSWGNIIRLPGGVMGVNQDMLFPDRDIYHLSENMGMQIHGVIGYNVFADFVVEVDYLNSVLTLYAPDYFARRMRKRRKRKSTVIPIKIEGRKCFVYVSIKGTEEHLKNLKLLVDTGASGAITLFENSSLEIDAPEDAIETYLGVGLSGDMYGKLVQKQELQLAKYSLRKPVVVYPKEEAVRGVMLDTARNGSIGGEVLRRFRVTFDYANGEMYLRANSDFKDVFYYNLSGMDIRTPIPGFPFYEVSKVRKKSPASMAGIRQGDRIISINGVDAVHFSYDQILEMLHKRKGHVLSMVVEKPTGIHKARIKLVDPFDKKNGEN encoded by the coding sequence ATGTACGTTGCTTGCTACTACTATTACCCAACCCTTGTGTTGCTATGCCTACTGCTGTCGGCGGGTAACATCCATGCGCAGGCTTCTGAAGCCTACCTGAAGAATCTGGCTTTTGAAGAACCAGATCAAAAAAAGGTGCGCATTCATTTCAAGAAAGTCAACAACCTTATCGTCATCCCGGTACAGATCAATGGCACCGATAGCCTGAACTTTATTCTTGATTCAGGTGTGGGATATCCTTTGCTGAGTAGTAAGGCAGAGGCAGCCCGAATGGGTGTGAATATGAAACGTCTCAGGCACATTGTAATCAGAGGGTTAGGAGAAGAGGGTGATCTGGATGCCTTTCATTCATGGGGTAACATTATACGCCTGCCTGGAGGCGTGATGGGCGTCAATCAGGATATGCTCTTCCCTGATCGGGACATCTATCACTTGTCTGAAAATATGGGGATGCAAATTCATGGTGTAATTGGCTATAATGTTTTTGCGGACTTTGTGGTGGAGGTGGATTACCTGAACAGTGTCTTGACGCTGTATGCTCCTGACTACTTTGCCCGTAGGATGAGGAAACGTAGAAAGAGAAAGTCTACCGTAATTCCGATCAAGATTGAGGGACGCAAATGTTTTGTCTATGTCTCTATAAAAGGAACGGAAGAGCATCTGAAGAACCTGAAGCTATTGGTAGACACAGGTGCGAGCGGAGCCATAACACTGTTTGAAAACTCTTCTCTGGAGATAGATGCTCCTGAGGATGCAATTGAAACCTATCTCGGTGTAGGGCTGAGTGGAGACATGTACGGAAAGCTGGTGCAGAAACAGGAGCTTCAGTTAGCAAAGTATTCGCTGCGCAAACCTGTAGTGGTATATCCCAAGGAAGAAGCCGTGCGAGGAGTCATGTTGGATACCGCACGTAACGGAAGTATTGGTGGCGAAGTATTACGCAGGTTCAGGGTGACGTTTGATTATGCCAATGGAGAAATGTACTTGCGTGCCAACAGTGATTTCAAAGATGTTTTTTACTACAACCTAAGTGGTATGGATATCAGGACACCTATTCCGGGCTTCCCATTTTATGAGGTGTCAAAAGTCAGGAAAAAATCACCGGCATCCATGGCAGGCATCAGGCAGGGAGATCGGATTATCAGCATCAATGGAGTAGACGCTGTTCACTTCTCATACGACCAGATATTGGAAATGCTTCACAAGCGGAAGGGACATGTGCTGAGCATGGTTGTAGAGAAGCCGACAGGTATCCATAAGGCAAGGATCAAGTTGGTGGATCCATTTGACAAAAAGAATGGAGAAAACTAA
- the trmD gene encoding tRNA (guanosine(37)-N1)-methyltransferase TrmD, which yields MRIDIITCVPKLLEGPFSHSILKRAQDNGLAEIVVHDLRKYAINKHGQIDDYAYGYGAGMVLMVEPVEKCITELQAERDYDEIIYMTPDGERFEQRIANQLSMGENLMILCGHYKGVDDRIRQKFITKEISIGDYVLSGGELGAAVIADAVLRLLPGVLNDETSALSDSFQDDLLAPPVFTRPAEYDGMNVPEVLLSGHEAKIAEWRFEQSLQRTKERRPDLYQKFMDAHPEIPAKKGKKK from the coding sequence ATGCGGATAGATATTATTACTTGTGTTCCCAAACTACTGGAAGGTCCCTTTTCTCACTCTATCCTGAAAAGAGCTCAGGATAATGGTCTTGCAGAGATTGTGGTTCATGACCTCAGAAAATACGCCATCAACAAACACGGACAGATTGATGACTATGCATATGGGTACGGTGCCGGAATGGTCCTGATGGTAGAACCTGTAGAAAAGTGCATTACTGAGTTGCAGGCAGAACGCGACTATGATGAGATAATCTATATGACGCCTGATGGGGAAAGGTTTGAGCAGCGCATTGCCAACCAACTTTCAATGGGAGAAAACCTGATGATCCTTTGCGGACACTACAAAGGCGTAGACGACCGTATCAGGCAAAAATTTATCACCAAAGAAATCAGTATCGGTGACTACGTACTTTCAGGTGGTGAGCTTGGAGCGGCGGTTATAGCGGACGCTGTATTGCGCCTGCTTCCGGGAGTGCTCAATGATGAGACGTCTGCCCTTTCTGATTCTTTTCAGGACGACCTGCTGGCACCGCCAGTCTTTACACGTCCTGCTGAGTATGATGGTATGAATGTCCCTGAGGTATTGCTTTCAGGACACGAAGCCAAGATTGCAGAATGGCGCTTTGAGCAGTCACTTCAGCGTACCAAAGAGCGTAGACCAGACCTATACCAAAAGTTTATGGATGCGCACCCCGAAATTCCAGCAAAGAAGGGTAAGAAGAAATAA
- a CDS encoding sodium-dependent transporter, which yields MATTSRGGFSNRLGFILAAAGSAVGLGNIWKFPFEVSDGGGAAFVVMYLLFCFILCFPVMVTEIAIGRHTSKNAVGAFHKLKTPRWSIIGKLGILSGTLILSFYNVVAGWTFGYAIEIIQGNFEIGGHFGDFVADWKYTGAFAVIFAVVTAVIVQKGVSSGIEKASKILMPTLLVLILSLMCYSLTREGALEGVKYYLIPDFTKIKLDTIYGALGQAFFSLSLGMGALITYGSYVGKNDNIITSATWITLMDVGIAFIAGLMMFSFIFSQGLGGQGGGAGLIFQVLPGAFESLGPILGRVIGGTFFILLSFAALTSTVSLLEVPTAYVIDEFGIKRNKAVVIVASIIFAVGIPSLLSNGATEFFSSFVTYFGADQATSFMTLVEDTASDTMLPLGGTLISIYGAYIWKKKNLYAELTEGNTNFRYTLMAKYIDFALRFLCPIVLGFIFVLTVLSKFFGIVLI from the coding sequence ATGGCTACAACTAGCAGAGGTGGTTTCTCTAACCGTCTAGGATTTATTTTAGCTGCAGCAGGTTCAGCTGTAGGATTGGGCAATATTTGGAAATTCCCTTTCGAAGTAAGTGATGGCGGTGGTGCTGCATTTGTAGTGATGTACTTGCTATTCTGTTTTATATTGTGTTTTCCGGTAATGGTGACAGAAATCGCAATCGGAAGACATACATCCAAAAATGCCGTTGGTGCATTCCATAAACTTAAAACACCTAGGTGGTCTATCATTGGTAAACTGGGCATCTTGTCCGGCACTTTGATTCTTTCCTTCTACAATGTAGTAGCAGGCTGGACATTTGGATATGCCATTGAAATTATTCAGGGCAACTTTGAGATCGGCGGTCACTTCGGGGACTTTGTTGCTGACTGGAAATATACAGGCGCTTTTGCTGTGATCTTTGCTGTCGTAACAGCAGTAATCGTTCAGAAAGGTGTTTCGTCAGGTATTGAGAAAGCATCTAAAATTCTGATGCCAACATTGTTGGTCCTGATTCTTTCACTGATGTGTTACTCCCTTACAAGGGAAGGCGCTCTGGAAGGGGTAAAGTACTACCTGATTCCAGACTTCACTAAAATCAAGCTTGACACTATTTACGGTGCATTAGGGCAGGCATTTTTCTCTCTTTCATTGGGTATGGGCGCTTTGATTACTTATGGTAGTTATGTCGGAAAAAATGACAACATCATTACCTCCGCTACATGGATCACCCTGATGGATGTAGGTATTGCCTTTATTGCAGGTCTGATGATGTTCTCTTTTATCTTCTCACAAGGTCTAGGTGGACAAGGTGGCGGAGCCGGACTTATCTTCCAGGTACTTCCGGGAGCCTTTGAAAGCTTAGGTCCTATTTTAGGAAGAGTCATTGGCGGTACTTTCTTTATCCTGCTTTCTTTTGCGGCACTTACTTCAACCGTATCATTGTTGGAAGTTCCGACAGCTTATGTAATTGATGAGTTTGGTATCAAGAGAAACAAGGCGGTAGTGATCGTAGCCTCCATTATCTTTGCTGTTGGTATTCCTTCATTGCTTTCCAATGGTGCTACAGAGTTCTTCAGCAGCTTTGTCACTTACTTCGGTGCTGATCAGGCTACCTCTTTTATGACACTTGTAGAAGACACTGCCAGTGATACCATGTTACCTTTGGGTGGTACTTTGATCAGTATCTATGGTGCTTATATCTGGAAAAAGAAAAACCTGTATGCAGAACTGACGGAGGGTAACACCAACTTCCGCTATACACTGATGGCTAAGTACATTGATTTTGCCTTAAGGTTCCTTTGCCCTATCGTATTAGGCTTTATCTTTGTCCTTACTGTACTGTCGAAATTCTTCGGTATTGTACTGATTTAA
- a CDS encoding phosphatase PAP2 family protein has product MWFQVIISFFLYLIILLTNIPASAQTYLTPDSLSTNHQNAHSNWYQHKTFQVTAVPLLLTASGLALWDYREGVRSLRNRFFKDFNTKFDDYLFYAPVITVYGLNAVGVKGQNKLGRATLGLGLSYAMASPIVDLLKNKTNVQRPGGGDNSFPSWHTTRAFIAATFLHKEYGHRSPWYSVAGYTVATTTGALRSLNNAHWISDVLVGAGIGIFTTELSYQLLDWVLKDKWQNKLPQNAYQYQKGKPHFISIHLGYTLPLDDLDITYNELVNGEGASMKNGMMLGLEGAYFITDRWGIGGSFSVRAFNFDTEPFPNEGITDEMLQVTAEAYGVRSVMVGPYYTLPVSDKLAVVFKSNFGWSSHAVGKINLERLSPTSTVQQSSPLLKYIPEDAFSFSTGAILRQMVSQNIALHLALEYFHSNQKIRIISTSSLAQGDAIPLNIVYHKKNPLDVFTLSTGISLMLW; this is encoded by the coding sequence ATGTGGTTTCAGGTTATCATATCCTTTTTTCTCTACCTGATCATCCTACTGACGAACATTCCTGCGTCAGCACAGACATACCTCACCCCTGACTCATTATCTACTAATCATCAGAACGCCCACTCAAACTGGTACCAACATAAAACATTTCAAGTGACAGCAGTACCACTGCTACTCACTGCCAGTGGTCTTGCCTTATGGGATTACCGAGAGGGAGTCCGTTCACTGCGAAACAGGTTTTTCAAGGATTTCAACACCAAGTTTGATGATTATCTTTTTTATGCACCGGTCATTACAGTATATGGGCTAAATGCTGTGGGCGTAAAAGGACAGAACAAGTTGGGACGGGCTACCTTAGGACTAGGGCTTAGCTATGCCATGGCTTCCCCTATAGTTGACCTCCTAAAAAATAAAACAAATGTCCAGAGACCTGGCGGTGGTGACAACTCTTTTCCTTCTTGGCATACGACACGTGCTTTTATTGCAGCAACTTTTTTGCATAAGGAATATGGACATAGGAGTCCATGGTACAGTGTAGCCGGATATACAGTAGCGACAACCACTGGCGCGCTACGTTCACTGAACAATGCCCATTGGATTTCAGATGTTCTGGTGGGAGCAGGCATCGGCATTTTCACTACAGAGCTTAGCTACCAGCTGTTAGACTGGGTACTCAAAGATAAGTGGCAAAACAAATTACCGCAGAATGCTTACCAATACCAGAAAGGAAAACCACACTTCATTTCCATTCACCTTGGCTATACCCTTCCGTTGGATGACCTTGATATTACTTACAATGAACTTGTCAATGGAGAGGGTGCTTCCATGAAAAACGGAATGATGCTTGGATTGGAAGGCGCCTATTTTATCACAGACCGCTGGGGGATTGGAGGAAGCTTCTCTGTCAGGGCATTTAACTTCGACACAGAGCCTTTTCCCAATGAAGGAATTACAGATGAAATGTTGCAGGTTACTGCGGAAGCCTACGGCGTACGGTCTGTAATGGTTGGGCCATACTATACCCTACCTGTTTCGGATAAACTGGCGGTGGTGTTTAAATCAAACTTTGGTTGGTCTAGCCACGCAGTCGGTAAAATCAACCTAGAGCGCCTTAGCCCTACCAGTACTGTACAACAAAGTTCTCCACTACTCAAATATATTCCTGAAGATGCTTTCAGTTTTAGTACTGGTGCTATCCTAAGACAAATGGTCAGCCAAAATATTGCGTTGCATCTTGCACTTGAATACTTCCACTCCAATCAAAAAATTCGCATTATATCCACGTCATCTCTCGCTCAAGGAGATGCTATCCCTCTAAATATTGTTTATCATAAAAAGAATCCGCTTGATGTTTTTACATTGAGTACAGGGATTTCTCTTATGTTATGGTAA
- a CDS encoding BamA/TamA family outer membrane protein encodes MVTLCQGQYVNEDATNNHKNKQKIILPVILFKSETGLALGASGRVFFLDMPNQYNQRFSTLSAAAMYTTKGQIRLGASSQLFLKGGDYQIDLKIRYRNLPSSFWGVGRNTPDIQEELYTMNSYQFEFSLQKRVEEFLYAGIEYIFHQYTVTEKDPAGLLVQETVTGNSQAQISGIGAMLTYDSRDTDIDPQYGTYARLAVRVFNDDFGNLTSFYKYMTDFRHYMRLGGKSLLAMQFKTEFTAGNPPFQQMAWYGGEENGRGYTYGRYIDRHLYLLQLEFRYRILPRWGIAVFGTGGEVNKEITSLFQHITPSAGAGIRFQIRKDNPTLLRTDFGIGARGNMGFYFGINQVF; translated from the coding sequence ATGGTTACACTATGCCAAGGACAGTATGTAAATGAGGACGCTACAAACAATCACAAAAACAAACAGAAAATTATTCTTCCGGTTATTCTTTTCAAATCGGAAACAGGTCTAGCATTAGGGGCTTCAGGAAGAGTGTTTTTTCTTGACATGCCCAACCAATACAACCAACGGTTCTCTACCCTAAGTGCTGCTGCCATGTACACCACAAAAGGACAGATACGACTCGGCGCTTCATCGCAGCTCTTCTTAAAGGGAGGAGATTATCAAATAGATTTAAAAATCAGGTACAGAAACCTCCCCTCTTCTTTTTGGGGAGTGGGGCGCAACACACCTGACATACAGGAAGAGTTGTACACCATGAACAGCTACCAATTTGAATTCTCTTTGCAGAAACGTGTTGAGGAATTCCTTTATGCTGGTATTGAATATATTTTCCATCAATATACCGTCACAGAAAAAGACCCTGCCGGACTACTGGTACAGGAAACCGTTACGGGAAATAGCCAAGCCCAGATCAGTGGGATTGGAGCCATGCTTACTTACGACTCACGTGACACGGACATTGATCCTCAATACGGTACTTACGCAAGGCTTGCTGTCCGAGTATTCAATGATGACTTCGGTAACCTGACCAGCTTTTATAAGTACATGACAGACTTTCGCCATTACATGAGGCTTGGAGGCAAAAGTTTGTTGGCTATGCAGTTCAAGACAGAATTCACAGCAGGTAATCCACCTTTCCAACAGATGGCATGGTATGGAGGAGAAGAGAATGGCAGGGGATATACGTACGGTAGATACATTGACCGGCACCTGTATTTACTTCAACTGGAATTTCGCTACCGCATTTTGCCAAGGTGGGGCATTGCTGTATTTGGTACAGGAGGAGAAGTGAACAAAGAAATAACCTCCTTGTTCCAGCACATTACGCCTAGTGCTGGCGCTGGCATAAGGTTTCAGATCAGA